Genomic segment of Saccharomyces cerevisiae S288C chromosome XV, complete sequence:
GGGATTTTGACGCCCGTGACCAAggatgatttgaaaaaggccAATCTGATACCAGATAACGATGGCAGCTCAGAGAACGGTACTCCTAGTAACCCCTTTGAGTCTGGTTCTGAACGTGCCTCTCTCTCTGGATCGAACGCAGAGAGTGACTCGatcaagaaattaaatGATACTGttatcaaaaaatcaagCACTCTCTCCTCCTCTACCAAGGACAACAACGAATCTACTTTTGTTCCAGAGGGTGAAAAGTTTCGCAAGTTTCACTACAGCGATGTTGAGGCATTGAGAAATAAGCGCCCTtatgatgaggatgatCATAGTAAACATGGACCTGAAGGTGCCGTGCCAGTAAACGCTGACGCGGGAGTTATTTACAGTGATCCGGCAGCTGTCATGAAAGAGCCTCAGGCATTTCCTCCGGATGTTTTGGAAACCAATACTTGGACAAGAAGAATTCTACAATTCTTCAACCCAAGAAGGTCGTATCCTTTCGACAGTGTCAGGATGAGATTCCCACTTGTTTTCAACACCAGCATCGAATacgatgaagaatatttgaGCTCTGCTTATACCGATCCATGTGTCAGAGAGAAAGATCCCATTGTGTGGTGCTGTAAGGATCCGTTAGGAGTTTCAAAACAGCAAATTCAAGAGGCTAGGTCTAATGGCTTAGATGTAAGAGATGATTTCACAAGGTACgatgaaaaaggaaaagtcATATTCACTTACAACCCTCCTGATTATGAACCTGAGGctaaaaaatgatgaattAGCTTCATTCTTCACTtctatctttttctttgatttttttttccctaaTGCATACATGATTTTTACGTCTTTATATAATACTGTTCTATTCATATTCTAGCCTAGTTTaattataataatatctataatgtttttttatatatccGCATATCTGTGAGCTTGGGtatacagaaaaaaatggcacaCGCACCCCTAAAGTAGGTGGGGAGGAAAAAGGAAGTAAGAGAAGGGAAAATCATATGAGAGCATCCAAATAGATCActctaaaaaatataaacaggCATGAAACTCAGTCAGTCAAATCAGAGTTAATATTGTAATTATCTGAAACTAGTTCCTATAGGTTGAGTGTCTATCAAAAATTTACGGAGACGCGATGAAAATTGCGGTAGAAACGACACTATTCGACTTCTTTGTCATCGATCAGTTTAAAAAATCTACTTTTTCAGCGCCAAACACCAAAGTTGACACTATTAAGGGTTGTATTAACAAGTTTATTGAACAATTTAATGTATATGATGAGCAACACATATTTTGGCAACCTCCTGGAAAATCAAACGTCAGATTGCTGTCAAACGCCAATGACTTTGGCCAATTGGGAAACTTTTTGcataagaaaatcaaatgtaacatttttattgGAGAAGAAGCATTAAGGAAATACGATTTAAATATCTGTGGACCTTATGACAAATTTGTAGAAAATTCTGACCCTAGTGTTAAAAAGGTTGTGAACAGAGATGATGTCATGTTGTCGCGCAAATGTTTAAACATCATATCGGAACAACTCTCTATACTTGAGAAGTCCATAAGTAAGGCTCAAAACCAAGTGTTGCAGTCAAGTGAGgttgaaggaaaaaaatgtattatCTTGCCGGAAGATAAACCAGAACTCatcaagtttttttctaaatttgAAACGAGTGTTCAGTTACAGGAGGTTTACGAGGGCTATAAGGTATATGAAAAGCTATTACAAAAATTTGGtgggcaaaaaaaaagaatggagtctttcttgaatgaaaaCACGCCAATGTCAGGTGCCGAAGCTATCAAGCAAATAAATATATCTGAGGAGCTCAAGGAAAAAGGGGAACGTTTAACAACACCAAACGATCCGTTATTACACGTTGAGGTGAGTAATGAGGATAACTCGCTGCACTTTATATTGTACAATAAAACGAATATCATAATTCCAGGAAATTGTacatttgaattttctaGCCAAATCTCCGAGGTATTCAGTATCAAAATGGGACCGCATGAGATAGGCATAAAGGGTCAGAAAGAGCTATGGTTTTTTCCATCATTACCTACTCCTCTCTCCAATTACACAATGAAAGTCGTAAACCAGGATGGAGAAACTA
This window contains:
- the ATG34 gene encoding Atg34p (Receptor protein involved in selective autophagy during starvation; specifically involved in the transport of cargo protein alpha-mannosidase (Ams1p); Atg19p paralog) gives rise to the protein MKIAVETTLFDFFVIDQFKKSTFSAPNTKVDTIKGCINKFIEQFNVYDEQHIFWQPPGKSNVRLLSNANDFGQLGNFLHKKIKCNIFIGEEALRKYDLNICGPYDKFVENSDPSVKKVVNRDDVMLSRKCLNIISEQLSILEKSISKAQNQVLQSSEVEGKKCIILPEDKPELIKFFSKFETSVQLQEVYEGYKVYEKLLQKFGGQKKRMESFLNENTPMSGAEAIKQINISEELKEKGERLTTPNDPLLHVEVSNEDNSLHFILYNKTNIIIPGNCTFEFSSQISEVFSIKMGPHEIGIKGQKELWFFPSLPTPLSNYTMKVVNQDGETILVGKCADSNEITLKSPLASFSTGSFQTGSFHTLQDPTNVFRADALSSPDESSIMSTPFLGETDEVYNSGSTLSRPFTWEEI